One genomic window of Deinococcus peraridilitoris DSM 19664 includes the following:
- a CDS encoding phosphatase PAP2 family protein produces MRTTETPGEFLRAHGRTLLVLFVGMLVPLALFAYLAQNVAQGGGFAFERTFEQQVRATRAAVLDTTARALDVIGGTWVMLGVGVVLSVALYRIRHRLGWFSLSVLLGATLLANALRPVFERPRPAGQTLLDEPGASFPSGHVMVATALVIVLSAALWPTRARTLVLLVGGVYVLAMMWSRVYGGVHHVSDVVASVLLALAWGVGLTRATHAHQVLRPDFFRTSSKRS; encoded by the coding sequence GTGCGAACAACTGAAACGCCAGGAGAATTTTTGCGCGCGCACGGACGCACGTTGCTGGTGTTGTTCGTCGGGATGCTCGTCCCGCTCGCGCTGTTCGCGTACCTCGCGCAGAACGTGGCGCAAGGCGGGGGATTCGCGTTCGAACGAACGTTCGAGCAGCAGGTGCGTGCCACTCGAGCGGCAGTGCTCGACACCACGGCGCGCGCTCTCGACGTCATCGGGGGAACGTGGGTGATGCTGGGCGTCGGTGTGGTCCTCAGCGTGGCGTTGTACCGAATCCGGCACCGCCTAGGGTGGTTCTCACTCAGCGTCCTGCTCGGCGCGACCCTGCTCGCCAACGCGCTGCGACCGGTGTTCGAACGTCCACGTCCGGCGGGGCAGACGCTGCTTGACGAGCCGGGCGCGTCCTTTCCGAGCGGGCACGTGATGGTGGCGACGGCGCTCGTGATCGTGTTGAGCGCGGCCCTCTGGCCCACCCGGGCTCGGACGCTCGTGCTGCTCGTGGGCGGCGTGTACGTTCTGGCGATGATGTGGTCGAGGGTGTACGGCGGCGTGCACCACGTGTCGGACGTCGTGGCGTCCGTTCTGCTCGCCCTGGCTTGGGGTGTGGGATTGACGCGCGCCACGCATGCCCACCAGGTGTTGCGGCCGGATTTCTTCAGGACAAGCTCGAAGCGCTCGTGA
- a CDS encoding transposase, which translates to MYREVHEQGFGGARQSVRRWLSVRRHLPTHMVGQRGVRATPKVLAWLLENEASVQEPEREALRVLKASFPEVEQLAALGKTFRSALLRHDVDALQAWREAVQASDLTHLKAFAGGLDWEWEALEAACRLDWSNGPTEGAVNRIKLIKRQMYGRGSTDGGLSTRSANASCWLPESFP; encoded by the coding sequence TTGTACCGCGAGGTACACGAGCAGGGTTTTGGAGGCGCACGTCAGTCGGTCAGGCGCTGGCTGAGCGTTCGCCGCCACCTGCCAACTCATATGGTTGGGCAGCGAGGCGTACGGGCCACACCCAAGGTTCTGGCGTGGCTGCTGGAGAACGAAGCCAGCGTGCAGGAGCCTGAACGCGAAGCGCTCCGGGTGTTGAAGGCATCGTTTCCGGAAGTGGAACAGCTGGCGGCATTGGGGAAAACGTTTCGCTCAGCCTTACTTCGCCACGACGTAGACGCACTTCAGGCCTGGCGCGAAGCAGTGCAGGCCAGTGATTTGACGCACCTCAAAGCGTTTGCTGGGGGCTTGGACTGGGAGTGGGAGGCGCTGGAAGCGGCGTGCCGTCTGGACTGGTCGAATGGCCCGACCGAGGGCGCAGTGAACCGCATCAAGCTGATCAAGCGGCAGATGTACGGACGGGGGTCTACGGACGGGGGTCTTTCGACTCGCTCCGCAAACGCGTCCTGCTGGCTGCCTGAATCCTTCCCGTAA
- a CDS encoding ISL3 family transposase, protein MTIPNALQQAFPADLALEITASRTLDGQSLLALGSGRSSVTCPACETETGSIHDRALRTVRDLACFGQEVILQLRSRRFRCRNAACPKRTFAERFPDLVASYGRVTTRVQQLLRTLALSVGGVAGARLARHLALRVTPDRLLRSLHALEVAPRLVPEAIGVDDFAFRRGFSYGTIIVDLLAGQPVDLLPGRKVETVADWLARHPQVKFVARDRSKEYARGITLGAPQAQQVLDRPTGRAKPVPRLARPEESGGSHGA, encoded by the coding sequence GTGACCATACCGAATGCGCTCCAGCAAGCCTTTCCTGCTGATTTGGCACTTGAAATCACTGCTTCACGCACCCTTGACGGGCAGTCGCTTCTGGCCCTGGGCAGTGGACGCTCCAGTGTGACCTGCCCGGCCTGTGAGACGGAGACCGGGAGTATTCACGACCGCGCCCTCCGCACTGTCCGGGACCTCGCCTGCTTCGGTCAGGAAGTCATCCTCCAACTCCGCTCCCGGCGATTCCGCTGCCGCAATGCCGCCTGCCCCAAACGCACCTTCGCAGAACGCTTCCCCGACCTCGTCGCTTCCTACGGCCGAGTCACCACGCGGGTCCAGCAGCTGCTCCGTACGCTGGCCCTCAGCGTGGGCGGAGTAGCTGGAGCTCGGCTTGCCCGGCATCTGGCGCTTCGGGTCACACCGGATCGTCTCCTGCGTAGCCTACACGCTTTGGAAGTCGCGCCACGTCTTGTACCAGAAGCAATAGGCGTGGATGACTTTGCCTTCAGGCGCGGCTTCTCGTATGGCACGATCATTGTGGATCTCCTTGCCGGTCAGCCCGTTGATCTCCTCCCAGGCCGCAAAGTGGAAACTGTCGCTGACTGGCTGGCACGACACCCGCAAGTGAAGTTTGTTGCTCGGGACCGCTCGAAGGAATATGCGCGTGGCATCACCCTGGGGGCACCCCAGGCTCAGCAGGTTTTGGACCGCCCAACGGGTCGGGCGAAGCCCGTCCCTCGACTGGCACGTCCTGAAGAATCTGGTGGAAGCCATGGAGCGTGA
- a CDS encoding TetR/AcrR family transcriptional regulator yields the protein MKAPRQGDMRRTDKRERLIQAAKTLYTQQGVQSTTLAQVALTADVPSGNLYYHFKTKDALTEAVIAAHGKDILDDLSRFNAERDPRRRLLAFLQGSLATKEQRARHGCPYAALMLELEKISSSAASSAANLLGLQLSWLELQFRALGREDSEKLALHFLAGLQGSYLLSLSRHSTQLLEQQVEQLERWVAELVAGP from the coding sequence GTGAAGGCACCCAGACAAGGTGACATGCGGCGCACCGACAAGCGCGAGCGCCTCATTCAGGCGGCGAAAACCCTGTACACCCAGCAGGGCGTGCAAAGCACGACCCTCGCGCAAGTCGCCCTGACTGCCGACGTGCCCTCCGGGAACCTCTACTACCACTTCAAAACCAAGGACGCGCTGACCGAGGCGGTCATCGCCGCGCACGGCAAGGACATCCTGGATGACCTCAGCCGCTTCAACGCCGAGCGCGACCCCAGAAGGCGCCTCCTGGCGTTCTTGCAAGGAAGCCTTGCCACCAAGGAACAGCGGGCCCGCCATGGCTGTCCCTACGCCGCCCTGATGCTGGAGCTCGAGAAGATCTCGAGCAGCGCCGCGAGTTCCGCGGCAAACCTGCTGGGACTGCAACTGTCCTGGCTGGAGCTTCAGTTCCGGGCGCTGGGAAGAGAAGACAGTGAGAAGCTCGCATTGCATTTCCTCGCGGGACTCCAGGGGTCATACTTGCTGAGCCTCAGTCGGCACTCCACACAGCTACTCGAGCAACAGGTCGAGCAACTGGAGCGCTGGGTCGCGGAACTCGTTGCAGGCCCGTGA